The stretch of DNA AGGCGCCGCGAGACCGGGTCGACACCCGCCGTCGGCTCGTCGAGGACCAGCAGCCGCGGGCGGTGGATGAAGGCGCAGGCCAGGGCGACGCGCTGTTTCCAGCCCCCCGAGAGCGTCCCGACCAGCTGCCGCTCGCGCACCTCGAGCTGCATTTCCCGTTTCAGTTCCGCCAAGCGGGCGGCCACGGCCGCCCGGTCCAGGCCGTAGATGCGGCCGTAGAAGTGCATGTTCTCCTCCACCGTCAGGTCTTCGTAGAGGGAGAATTTCTGGCTCATGTAGCCGATATGCTGTTTGATCGCTTCCGGCTCCCGGGCAATGTCGTAGCCCAGAACATGGCCCGATCCGGCGGTGGGACGCATAATCCCGCAGAGCATGCGGATCGTCGTCGACTTGCCGGAGCCGTTCGGGCCGAGGAGGCCGAAGATCCGGCCCTCCGGGACGGCGAAGGTCAGATCGTCCACCGCCTTGAGGTCGCCGAAGGACTTGCTCAGGTGTTCCACTTCAATGGCGTTGGCCAAGGACCGCTCACCTGCTTCCACCGTTAAAGGTTACGTCGGCCGGCATTCCGGGCCGGAGTTGATCCTTTCCGTCCAGCAGTTCCACCCGTACCCGGAAGACAAGGCGCACCCGGTCCTCTTTTGTCTGTACGTTCTTGGGGGTAAATTCGGCCTCAGGGGCGATGAAGGTCACCCGGCCCGCAAATTTCCGGCCCGGGAAACCGTCCACCGCTACGCCGACCTTCTGCCCCATCCGCACCTCGCCCAGGCGGTTCTCCGGAACATAGACATCCAGCCAGAGGCGGCTGGTGTCGAGCAGGGTCACCACCTCCGCCCCGGGACGAACAACCTCGCCGGG from Thermoanaerobacterales bacterium encodes:
- a CDS encoding ABC transporter ATP-binding protein, whose amino-acid sequence is MANAIEVEHLSKSFGDLKAVDDLTFAVPEGRIFGLLGPNGSGKSTTIRMLCGIMRPTAGSGHVLGYDIAREPEAIKQHIGYMSQKFSLYEDLTVEENMHFYGRIYGLDRAAVAARLAELKREMQLEVRERQLVGTLSGGWKQRVALACAFIHRPRLLVLDEPTAGVDPVSRRLFWEILDRLAAQGITILVTTHYMDEAERCHLVALIFRGRLGAFGAPQALKEAAGRPTLEDVFIDMAREGVTK